A region of Sugiyamaella lignohabitans strain CBS 10342 chromosome A, complete sequence DNA encodes the following proteins:
- the PRX1 gene encoding Prx1p (Mitochondrial peroxiredoxin with thioredoxin peroxidase activity; has a role in reduction of hydroperoxides; reactivation requires Trr2p and glutathione; induced during respiratory growth and oxidative stress; phosphorylated; protein abundance increases in response to DNA replication stress; GO_component: GO:0005739 - mitochondrion [Evidence IEA,IEA]; GO_component: GO:0005739 - mitochondrion [Evidence IDA,ISS] [PMID 10681558]; GO_component: GO:0005739 - mitochondrion [Evidence IDA] [PMID 10821871]; GO_component: GO:0005739 - mitochondrion [Evidence IDA] [PMID 14576278]; GO_component: GO:0005739 - mitochondrion [Evidence IDA] [PMID 16823961]; GO_function: GO:0016209 - antioxidant activity [Evidence IEA,IEA]; GO_function: GO:0016491 - oxidoreductase activity [Evidence IEA,IEA]; GO_function: GO:0004601 - peroxidase activity [Evidence IEA]; GO_function: GO:0051920 - peroxiredoxin activity [Evidence IEA,IEA]; GO_function: GO:0008379 - thioredoxin peroxidase activity [Evidence IDA,IMP,ISS] [PMID 10681558]; GO_function: GO:0008379 - thioredoxin peroxidase activity [Evidence IDA] [PMID 10821871]; GO_process: GO:0045454 - cell redox homeostasis [Evidence IDA,IMP] [PMID 10681558]; GO_process: GO:0034599 - cellular response to oxidative stress [Evidence IGI] [PMID 15051715]; GO_process: GO:0055114 - oxidation-reduction process [Evidence IEA,IEA]; GO_process: GO:0046686 - response to cadmium ion [Evidence IMP] [PMID 19332553]) produces MSAPPAGTLRLGSTAPNFQADTSNGPIDFHEYLGNSWGILFSHPDDFTPVCTTELGAFAKLEPEFAKRDVKLIGLSANSTDSHKEWIKDIDEVSGSKLSFPIIADPTRKISHLYDMVDYQDTTNVDSKGVAFTIRSVFIIDPKKTIRLILSYPASTGRNTAEVLRVIDSLQTGDKHRITTPINWTPGDDVIVHPSVSNDEAKTLFPKFKIIKPYLRLTPLEVNNN; encoded by the coding sequence atgTCTGCCCCTCCCGCTGGTACTCTCCGTCTCGGCTCTACTGCCCCTAACTTCCAAGCCGATACTTCTAACGGCCCAATTGACTTCCACGAGTACTTGGGTAACTCTTGGGGTATCCTTTTCTCTCACCCTGATGATTTCACTCCTGTCTGTACCACTGAGTTGGGTGCTTTCGCCAAGCTCGAGCCTGAGTTTGCCAAGCGTGATGTCAAGTTGATTGGTCTCTCCGCCAACTCTACTGATTCTCACAAGGAATGGATCAAGGATATTGATGAGGTTTCTGGCTCTAAGCTCAGTTTCCCTATCATTGCCGACCCTACCAGAAAGATCTCTCACCTTTACGATATGGTTGACTACCAAGACACCACCAACGTCGACTCCAAGGGCGTTGCTTTCACCATCAGATCCGTCTTCATCATTGACCCCAAGAAGACCATCCGTTTGATTCTTTCTTACCCCGCCTCCACTGGTCGTAACACCGCCGAGGTTCTCCGTGTCATCGACTCTCTCCAAACTGGTGACAAGCACAGAATCACTACCCCAATCAACTGGACCCCTGGTGATGATGTCATTGTCCACCCCTCTGTCTCCAACGACGAGGCCAAGACCTTGTTCCCCAAGTTCAAGATCATCAAGCCTTACCTCCGTTTGACTCCTCTTGaggtcaacaacaactaa
- the SEN1 gene encoding putative DNA/RNA helicase SEN1 (Presumed helicase and subunit of the Nrd1 complex (Nrd1p-Nab3p-Sen1p); complex interacts with the exosome to mediate 3' end formation of some mRNAs, snRNAs, snoRNAs, and CUTs; has a separate role in coordinating DNA replication with transcription, by associating with moving replication forks and preventing errors that occur when forks encounter transcribed regions; homolog of Senataxin, which is implicated in Ataxia-Oculomotor Apraxia 2 and a dominant form of ALS; GO_component: GO:0035649 - Nrd1 complex [Evidence IDA] [PMID 16427013]; GO_component: GO:0005737 - cytoplasm [Evidence IDA] [PMID 23222640]; GO_component: GO:0005634 - nucleus [Evidence IEA,IEA]; GO_component: GO:0005634 - nucleus [Evidence IDA] [PMID 23222640]; GO_component: GO:0005634 - nucleus [Evidence IDA] [PMID 8544822]; GO_component: GO:0005657 - replication fork [Evidence IDA] [PMID 23141540]; GO_function: GO:0005524 - ATP binding [Evidence IEA]; GO_function: GO:0043141 - ATP-dependent 5'-3' DNA helicase activity [Evidence ISS] [PMID 10545196]; GO_function: GO:0032575 - ATP-dependent 5'-3' RNA helicase activity [Evidence ISS] [PMID 10545196]; GO_function: GO:0008094 - DNA-dependent ATPase activity [Evidence ISS] [PMID 10545196]; GO_function: GO:0008186 - RNA-dependent ATPase activity [Evidence ISS] [PMID 10545196]; GO_function: GO:0004386 - helicase activity [Evidence IEA]; GO_function: GO:0016787 - hydrolase activity [Evidence IEA]; GO_function: GO:0003729 - mRNA binding [Evidence IDA] [PMID 23222640]; GO_function: GO:0000166 - nucleotide binding [Evidence IEA]; GO_function: GO:0019904 - protein domain specific binding [Evidence IDA,IMP] [PMID 22286094]; GO_process: GO:0006353 - DNA-templated transcription, termination [Evidence IMP] [PMID 23748379]; GO_process: GO:0031124 - mRNA 3'-end processing [Evidence IMP] [PMID 11565036]; GO_process: GO:0006378 - mRNA polyadenylation [Evidence IMP] [PMID 22123738]; GO_process: GO:0006397 - mRNA processing [Evidence IEA]; GO_process: GO:0045005 - maintenance of fidelity involved in DNA-dependent DNA replication [Evidence IMP] [PMID 23141540]; GO_process: GO:0006364 - rRNA processing [Evidence IEA]; GO_process: GO:0006364 - rRNA processing [Evidence IMP] [PMID 9365256]; GO_process: GO:1990248 - regulation of transcription from RNA polymerase II promoter in response to DNA damage [Evidence IMP] [PMID 23741394]; GO_process: GO:0016180 - snRNA processing [Evidence IMP] [PMID 9365256]; GO_process: GO:0031126 - snoRNA 3'-end processing [Evidence IMP] [PMID 11565036]; GO_process: GO:0008033 - tRNA processing [Evidence IEA]; GO_process: GO:0008033 - tRNA processing [Evidence IMP] [PMID 9365256]; GO_process: GO:0006369 - termination of RNA polymerase II transcription [Evidence IMP] [PMID 17157256]): MAPTPTEIAQQAYEEALKLNQDWVENTSIQHLFLASVSSAKALLAQTKLAEQSHVEWCHWFCDEKWRPLAANALFVLSMDGSKQAIGLYDKLGLVVSKCASCGAFYHLEFEKTRIMLKQRLHIGDDKISIFERAVQAQDKDRLLSVFQDLSDWKKTFEQENVGVSIPIEKRASFFVPMVECLYCPWLFSPLNLACTSGDDDKLYTLFKEAFTLFEDAKVYDPVIIKTRHSFCLGAEVLFFSMEPKIHQLAKSVIMRFTCISVNSDKSPEVCVLYPNLTSNMVGLINDTALQVMEYMGPIKPGLAENPFSQLINVNNPSVLYLLNASYFVGMLYFCRNKNYLKIELKDVLDPSDNFLNLLRNCLSYTPSDESTGRFSMALSALNTLLLWKPVDLMYLTTKLAPLTFKDIAQSMLTQSNQLFSSGKARLISNLSSVAIFPSYDVTYEFGISDWYNWLNAIFKADLPGHGPRSQGQNGSQENSQGRSTSPVTASESATGDSSLASQPSQPSSALAVDENTKLNICNIILNVLDRHITSLPVQTEAAKRSSLIRRFLIVAISGLDFPKSVENGLPKISDVSRLMRATIRGIVDKGSRYILDSRSSRDLLPLVYQLIRQCLEFDIISSIGAAVTKASTPNVGDKSASNSARPSNGLWQAINRMPRLFDVDFTTNILKGLKLAAFTFESPTLANNSPIQPDVLNQAADSLRIISELDPVVIRKVFKDRDALVSVFLSSFSGSIELSDLAIDVICQTLDETSSRSEAFKQLLRDDPKLVVRSFNEAVDLVRSVGMFSPCAKLIKVSQDFVDALYSPHGGVVDGRFKADLTKDIEENELLQYWLKTWSFLQFTFKNTRNWGETYIMSTMKDFFREEAHYCQTLLDQFRLFEVDLPFEADPNISHGERLALPVASTIELMCDLLRLRDTQLLDACFRNIISIIELMKSFNVKLPESLVEVFKRCSSGKITNKLSQDNIAQLLAALNSMGVLSEAEIETIQMESQMRKKKSGSVSVTPAHTQSPPPGSGLTLANLPLRSGSTVKAPAISIKGVSSRQRTLLDMYQKTPDGRPPPVVIPPHSSSVQPSAPPRTSAMDLLRESVKQNRMSSTGAAMLAATSSKPPAKEIHPPRPPGFNSRRTVLPSSSASSTPAPSSLNSSDVSDQSDDESDDGLFTEKKAADTGPKMRNINRPGFRINTANMTRKGTPTVAQKQLEKRLMQQRLNIDMGPLHKEVLSWDYFARNDYFQKSKGQLKPVQSEFKSVEDYQSTFTPLLMLECWEGIQKVKEENVGRVPFKIQVGKRVKCDDFYDVYASVSMKEFQIIKLGESDLIVLSYHTNLEVKALMPQHNVPHCYARIQQINLHQDYADLILRTYEPGKMIGYLSQNCVICGLKASSPPGTGKTKTILAIAGAYLTSAIPALSQFDDDVPNTRRILVCAPSNAAVDELVLRFKSGIIGSHGKVFEPSVVRLGRSDAVNIQVRDVTLEELLDKMVEKNSDENGRQDDNSVREKQQAIIKERNELRRKIDNTQDISGEEYSKLSEEIRVLSKQIKDLSRQLDVQREQRTTAARMREAQRRKFQDQILRDAQVICCTLSGSSHKVLSSLKMRFDTVIIDEAAQSVELSALIPLRYGCTRCIMVGDPNQLPPTVLSQAASNLKYEQSLFVRMFEKFPERVYLLDTQFRMHPDISEFASREFYGGRLYNGDGMASLTARAWHSNPMLAPYKFFDVVGSQKKSIDTKSMYNTEEAEAAYALYEMLFKTCSENGIHDLAGKVGIISPYKRQVKELRFVFRAHLGEAASNQIDFNTIDGFQGQEKDVIILSCVRAQPDAQGVGFLGDTRRMNVAITRAKSSMWILGNENNLVKNPVWKRLIGDARQRNMFVKLRADVQESLQEQIIARATQQARAQIEQRTPDVQAQSVAREAHADNLAKRLAEDQIIKEEGDKKLKIDAAPAVTEEPVLSKKERKRLKNAEKKARKLKELELRQMNARDPRFRLYNVSDSSSPSDTSRFSSPSSLGDVDKHPPQRNSGPPVDGNIFNGTEKESTKEPKTSDSSKEELSTPNSIPNTPSSRDEFANKEFDAPPKTLSNNIRSGINDKTSNSKSVDSDGLHSSDSMALARDQVVNSKMDMSDRSDDVSNVKGPYIARLRVDTDSSTSDYGRNQELSNGGASSRQGQLPPNNEPEWLRPNVAERPYRPQTADEESRSRPSDDDRDPRQPRSRDNNESTRACPSDDKQPYRPHSSDNRDSYRPRPNDDREPYRSRSRDERDSYRPHSSEDYEHSRSRPRDDRSYNVQRSQADRDYRQGHQNERDYWSRNSDDRGSYRSHPEDDRGPHRPRHLDDREPNQPRPGNDRETYRPRPSFRPAPEREPYNPDSRKRFPTVPRKRNPPGDPFVRPRKKGPPPPK, from the exons ATGGCACCCACACCCACTGAAATTGCCCAGCAGGCTTATGAGGAAGCACTCAAGCTGAATCAGGACTGGGTAGAAAACACCTCTATTCAGCATCTGTTTTTAGCCAGTGTTTCTTCAGCAAAAGCTCTATTAGCACAGACAAAGCTTGCAGAGCAGTCGCATGTTGAATGGTGTCATTGGTTCTGTGATGAGAAATGGCGTCCTTTAGCAGCTAATGCACTGTTTGTGCTTTCAATGGATGGATCGAAACAGGCCATCGGTCTCTATGATAAACTCGGTCTAGTGGTTTCCAAATGTGCTTCTTGTGGTGCTTTTTATCATTTGGAATTTGAAAAGACCAGGATCATGCTCAAGCAAAGACTGCACATTGGCGATGACAAAATCAGTATTTTTGAGCGCGCTGTCCAGGCTCAAGACAAGGATCGTCTATTGTCAGTTTTTCAGGACCTTTCAGACTGGAAAAAGACGTTTGAACAGGAGAATGTTGGCGTTTCTATTCCTATAGAAAAACGTGCTAGCTTCTTCGTGCCCATGGTAGAATGTCTTTACTGTCCATGGTTATTCTCCCCATTAAACCTGGCATGTACCAGTGGGGATGACGACAAGTTATATACGCTATTCAAAGAAGCGTTTACACTTTTTGAAGATGCAAAGGTATATGATCCAGTTATTATCAAGACGCGCCATTCATTCTGTTTAGGTGCAGAGGTCCTTTTTTTTAGTATGGAGCCGAAAATTCATCAGCTTGCAAAGTCTGTTATTATGAGGTTCACCTGCATTTCAGTTAATTCTGATAAAAGCCCTGAAGTTTGTGTTCTTTATCCAAATTTAACATCCAACATGGTGGGTTTGATTAATGATACTGCATTACAAGTTATGGAATATATGGGGCCCATCAAACCTGGGTTGGCAGAAAACCCATTTTCTCAACTCATTAACGTGAACAATCCTTCGGTATTATATCTTCTAAATGCATCTTATTTTGTGGGCATGTTATATTTTTGCCGCAATAAAAACTACTTGAAGATAGAATTAAAGGATGTTCTAGATCCATCGGATaatttcttgaatttgCTTCGTAATTGTCTATCTTACACTCCCAGTGATGAATCCACTGGAAGATTTAGCATGGCCCTGTCCGCTCTTAATACTTTACTATTATGGAAACCCGTTGATCTGATGTATCTGACAACCAAACTGGCACCTCTAACTTTCAAAGATATAGCCCAGAGCATGCTTACCCAGTCCAATCAACTTTTCAGCAGTGGTAAGGCTCGACTGATCAGTAACCTGTCGTCGGTGGCTATATTTCCAAGCTATGATGTAACCTATGAGTTTGGTATCAGCGACTGGTATAATTGGTTGAATGCTATATTCAAAGCTGACCTGCCGGGACATGGTCCAAGGAGCCAGGGTCAGAATGGAAGTCAAGAAAATTCTCAAGGTCGGAGCACCAGTCCAGTTACGGCATCAGAAAGTGCTACCGGCGATTCATCGCTTGCTTCTCAACCTTCACAACCTAGCTCGGCTTTGGCGGTAGATGAGAATACTAAGCTCAACATCTGTAATATCATACTAAACGTGTTGGACCGTCATATCACGTCATTACCTGTCCAGACAGAAGCCGCGAAACGTTCATCTCTTATCAGAAGATTTCTGATAGTTGCAATTAGTGGTTTAGATTTTCCAAAATCGGTTGAGAATGGTCTGCCCAAAATTTCTGATGTATCGCGCTTGATGAGAGCAACAATTAGAGGTATTGTAGACAAGGGTTCAAGGTATATCCTGGACTCCAGGTCTAGTCGGGACTTGCTACCGCTGGTGTATCAACTTATCCGACAGTGTTTGGAATTTGATATTATATCATCTATTGGAGCTGCTGTCACAAAGGCCTCGACCCCGAATGTCGGAGACAAAAGTGCTAGTAATTCAGCGAGGCCGTCAAATGGCCTCTGGCAGGCTATTAATAGAATGCCTCGACTTTTTGACGTGGATTTCACAACAAATATTCTTAAAGGTTTAAAACTTGCTGCATTTACTTTCGAGTCGCCCACCCTTGCTAATAACTCACCAATTCAACCCGACGTATTAAATCAAGCCGCAGATTCATTACGAATCATCAGTGAACTCGATCCTGTTGTGATTAGAAAAGTTTTCAAAGATAGAGATGCTCTAGTATCAGTGTTTCTGTCAAGTTTCTCTGGTTCGATTGAACTAAGTGATCTTGCCATTGACGTTATCTGCCAGACTCTCGACGAAACGAGTAGTCGTTCTGAAGCATTTAAACAGTTGTTGAGAGATGATCCTAAGCTGGTAGTGCGGTCTTTCAACGAAGCTGTTGATCTAGTTCGAAGTGTTGGCATGTTTTCTCCATGTGCCAAGCTGATCAAGGTTAGCCAGGACTTTGTTGATGCTCTGTACTCTCCTCACGGTGGTGTAGTTGATGGTCGCTTCAAAGCCGATCTGACAAAAGATATTGAGGAAAATGAACTGCTGCAATACTGGCTCAAAACTTGGAGTTTCCTACAGTTTACTTTCAAAAATACCCGTAACTGGGGTGAGACTTATATCATGTCGACGATGAAAGATTTTTTTCGTGAAGAGGCACATTACTGTCAGACTTTGTTGGACCAGTTCAGACTGTTTGAGGTCGATTTACCATTTGAGGCAGATCCAAATATTTCACATGGTGAACGACTGGCGTTACCAGTTGCGAGTACTATAGAGTTGATGTGCGATTTGCTACGTCTGAGGGACACTCAGCTGCTAGACGCTTGTTTCAGAAACATTATCTCAATTATAGAACTAATGAAGTCTTTTAACGTCAAACTTCCGGAAAGCTTAGTCGAAGTTTTCAAGCGATGTTCTTCAGGCAAGATCACCAACAAGCTTTCACAGGATAATATTGCCCAACTTTTGGCTGCTCTAAACAGTATGGGAGTATTGTCTGAGGCAGAAATTGAGACTATTCAGATGGAGTCtcagatgaggaagaaaaaatctGGATCAGTTTCCGTTACCCCTGCACACACACAATCACCACCTCCAGGTAGCGGTCTTACCTTGGCAAACTTGCCACTTCGATCTGGCAGTACAGTCAAGGCACCTGCTATCTCCATTAAAGGTGTTAGTAGCCGTCAAAGAACGCTGTTGGATATGTACCAGAAAACTCCCGATGGAAGACCGCCTCCTGTTGTGATACCTCCTCATAGCAGTTCCGTTCAGCCAAGTGCTCCCCCTCGTACTAGTGCAATGGACTTGTTAAGAGAATCCGTCAAACAAAACCGCATGTCCTCTACAGGAGCTGCCATGTTGGCTGCCACTTCGTCAAAGCCTCCTGCTAAGGAAATACATCCTCCTCGTCCACCAGGCTTTAATTCTAGGAGAACCGTTCTTCCTTCCTCCAGTGCGTCGTCTACACCAGCTCCGTCTAGTCTTAATAGTTCCGATGTCTCGGATCAAAGTGACGACGAATCTGACGACGGCCTTTTCACGGAAAAGAAAGCCGCTGATACTGGTCCTAAAATGCGTAATATTAACAGGCCAGGATTTAGAATCAATACCGCCAATATGACTCGAAAAGGAACGCCGACAGTTGCTCAGAAGCAATTGGAAAAGAGGCTCATGCAACAGCGTCTGAATATTGACATGGGGCCTTTGCACAAGGAAGTGTTGTCCTGGGATTACTTTGCTAGGAATGATTATTTCCAAAAGTCTAAAGGACAATTAAAGCCCGTGCAATCGGAATTCAAGTCTGTTGAAGATTATCAGTCCACTTTTACCCCTCTGTTAATGTTAGAGTGTTGGGAGGGTATACAGAAAGTTAAAGAGGAAAATGTGGGACGCGTACCGTTCAAGATTCAGGTCGGTAAACGGGTCAAGTGTGATGATTTTTATGATGTGTATGCCTCGGTTTCTATGAAAGAATTTCAAATTATAAAACTTGGCGAATCAGATCTTATCGTGCTGTCGTATCATACCAACTTGGAAGTCAAGGCATTAATGCCCCAACATAATGTGCCCCATTGCTATGCTAGAATACAACAGATTAATTTGCATCAGGATTACGCAGATCTAATTTTGAGAACCTATGAACCTGGTAAAATGATTGGATATTTGAGCCAAAATTGTGTGATATGCGGATTGAAAGCTTCAAG TCCCCCAGGTACTGGTAAAACTAAAACTATTTTAGCAATTGCCGGAGCATACCTTACATCAGCGATACCAGCATTATCTCagtttgatgatgatgtgCCCAATACCCGTAGGATATTGGTGTGTGCACCGTCAAACGCCGCAGTTGATGAACTTGTGCTGCGTTTTAAGTCGGGAATCATAGGATCACATGGTAAGGTATTCGAGCCGTCAGTGGTCAGATTAGGTAGAAGTGATGCTGTCAATATTCAAGTTCGTGACGTTACTTTGGAAGAATTGTTGGATAAAATGGTAGAAAAGAATAGCGACGAAAATGGTCGACAAGATGATAACTCAGTTCGAGAGAAGCAACAAGCGATTATCAAGGAGAGGAATGAATTAAGACGTAAGATAGATAATACGCAGGATATAAGTGGTGAAGAATATTCTAAATTGTCGGAAGAGATTAGAGTTTTGagcaaacaaatcaaagacCTCTCGAGACAATTAGATGTTCAAAGGGAACAACGGACTACTGCGGCAAGAATGAGAGAAGCTCAACGCCGCAAGTTCCAAGACCAGATACTACGAGATGCTCAAGTTATTTGTTGTACCCTTTCTGGTAGTTCTCATAAGGTGTTGTCATCGTTAAAAATGAGGTTTGATACTGTTATcattgatgaagcagccCAAAGTGTTGAGCTGTCTGCATTGATACCTTTGCGTTATGGGTGCACTCGATGTATTATGGTGGGTGATCCCAATCAATTGCCACCCACAGTTCTTTCCCAAGCAGCTTCTAATTTGAAGTATGAGCAAAGTTTGTTCGTTAGAATGTTTGAAAAGTTTCCCGAACGAGTATATCTGTTGGATACACAATTTCGTATGCATCCCGATATTTCTGAGTTTGCAAGTAGGGAGTTTTATGGCGGTCGTCTTTATAATGGAGATGGTATGGCTTCGTTAACGGCTAGGGCTTGGCATAGTAATCCAATGTTAGCCCCTTACAAGTTTTTCGATGTTGTTGGTTCTCAAAAGAAGTCAATCGACACCAAATCCATGTATAACACAGAGGAAGCAGAAGCTGCTTATGCTCTTTATGAAATGCTGTTCAAAACATGCAGTGAGAACGGAATACATGATTTGGCCGGTAAAGTGGGCATTATTTCACCCTACAAGCGTCAAGTGAAGGAGCTTAGATTCGTATTCAGAGCTCACCTTGGTGAGGCAGCATCGAATCAAATCGATTTTAATACAATTGATGGATTCCAAGgtcaagaaaaagatgtTATTATTCTCTCATGTGTAAGAGCTCAACCAGATGCTCAAGGCGTAGGTTTCTTAGGCGATACACGACGTATGAATGTAGCAATTACTCGTGCGAAAAGTTCGATGTGGATTCTAGgcaatgaaaataatttgGTTAAAAATCCTGTTTGGAAAAGATTGATTGGTGATGCTCGTCAGAGAAATATGTTTGTAAAGCTAAGGGCCGATGTGCAAGAAAGTTTGCAAGAACAGATAATTGCAAGGGCGACTCAACAAGCGAGGGCTCAAATTGAACAGAGAACACCCGACGTACAGGCTCAAAGTGTAGCTAGGGAAGCACATGCTGATAACCTCGCTAAACGTCTAGCAGAAGATCAAATTATCAAGGAGGAGGGAGATaagaaattgaaaattGATGCTGCCCCTGCTGTGACAGAAGAACCTGTCCTCAGCAAGAAAGAAAGGAAGCGACTTAAGAATGCCGAGAAAAAAGCAAGAAAGTTGAAGGAATTGGAGCTGAGACAAATGAACGCGCGTGATCCGAGGTTCAGACTGTATAATGTTTCAGATTCAAGTTCACCATCAGACACAAGCCGATTTAGCAGCCCAAGCAGTTTAggtgatgttgataaaCATCCGCCGCAGCGTAATAGCGGACCGCCTGTAGATGGTAATATCTTTAATGGCACTGAAAAAGAATCAACAAAGGAGCCTAAAACTAGTGATTCTAGTAAAGAAGAACTATCGACTCCGAATTCGATTCCAAATACTCCGTCATCTCGAGATGAATTTGCCAATAAAGAGTTTGATGCTCCTCCGAAGACCCTTTCAAATAATATCAGAAGCGGTATCAATGATAAGACTTCCAATTCTAAAAGTGTCGATAGTGATGGCTTGCATTCTTCTGATTCCATGGCTCTTGCTAGGGACCAAGTTGTGAACTCTAAGATGGATATGTCAGATCGATCAGATGATGTTTCTAACGTCAAGGGGCCATATATTGCCCGTCTACGAGTGGATACTGATTCGTCGACTTCAGATTACGGTAGAAATCAAGAGCTTTCGAATGGTGGTGCATCTTCTCGCCAGGGCCAACTTCCGCCAAATAACGAACCGGAGTGGCTTCGGCCTAATGTAGCTGAACGACCATACCGACCCCAAACTGCAGACGAGGAATCTCGGTCACGTCCTAGTGATGACGATAGAGATCCACGGCAACCGAGGTCTCGCGACAATAACGAATCTACTAGGGCTTGCCCTAGTGATGATAAACAACCCTATCGACCCCACTCTAGTGATAATAGAGATTCGTACCGACCTCGTCCGAATGATGACCGCGAACCATATCGTTCGCGTTCTCGTGATGAGAGAGATTCATATCGTCCACACTCCAGTGAGGACTACGAACATAGTAGGTCACGACCACGTGACGATAGAAGCTACAATGTACAACGTTCTCAAGCGGATAGAGACTATCGACAGGGTCACCAAAATGAAAGAGACTACTGGTCTCGTAATTCTGACGATAGGGGGTCGTATCGTTCTCATCCTGAAGATGATAGAGGGCCACATCGACCTCGTCATTTGGACGACAGGGAGCCGAATCAGCCTCGTCCGGGAAATGATAGAGAAACCTATAGACCACGTCCTTCGTTCCGTCCAGCTCCTGAAAGAGAGCCATACAATCCCGATTCACGTAAAAGATTCCCGACAGTACCCCGTAAAAGGAACCCACCTGGGGATCCGTTTGTCAGGCCGAGAAAGAAGGGGCCTCCTCCCCCGAAGTGA